DNA from Scheffersomyces stipitis CBS 6054 chromosome 1, whole genome shotgun sequence:
GGCCATCATGGGAGGCAGAAGCGGCCTGATTCGCCAGTCGGCTAACTGGTACTTCTTGGATGTCTTGAAGTGGGCAAATGTCTCTAACAAATAGGCCAATGAAAACTTAGGAAATCCCAACAGCTTTGAGGCATGGTAGGTGTCAAACAAAGAAACTATGTACAAGCCAAGATCTCTCTGCAACCAGATGATGTCCATAAACGCACCGTGAAAGACTTTGACAATGTGAGGATTGGTGAAAACTGTGTTGAGACACTCCAAATCGTCACGGAGAGCCAACGTATCAATTATCCAGTCTTGGTCTCTATTAGATATCTGCATCAAACATACAATTCCGTAGTAAGAACGGTAATCGTGATGTTCCAAATCTACTGCAATTTCTGACAGTTTTTTCAACTCCTCTACCATCTTCTGCAACTCTTCCACAGTGTCTACCCAAGTGGCTGTGGTTGAAGTCCAGTCTTGTGGAGCTATTGGTTCTGATTTCTCAAGAATCGAAGCAGGATAGGGCTGTGTGTCAATCTCATATTCATATGGTTGTGGATAGAATGCAGGGTCGACAATCTCGATAGAATTCTCATAATTGGGCTCTGGactcttcaattctacACTTTCCTCAAAGCTTTTTAAGCCATTGGGTTTACAAGTGAGTTTGGGCTTGAAAGGATGAGATTCTGAGTTGTCTACTGGTACTCTGAAACTGAGTTGAGGCTTCGTTATCCTCTTCCCAGAATGCTTCAGATTGACATCGTTGCCATCTTCCAAGTACTGCAAGTTCTTACTGTTGCTGTTATCATCTTTCCTTCCATTCTTGGCCCTGATAGCCTGGTCAAATGCACTGTCGATATTCTCAAAAATGCTATCAAGCACATTGGCAATAGGCTTCCAGTCCGATTCACTAGAAATGTtgtcaattccaaatctgATGCTACTACTGGTTTCTTCAGTGGGACCCACATTCCGTATCAATTTGTTCGCTATGTCCAAGACACCTCTGGCAGATGTATCAATCTTCTGTGCCAAATCAGCATCCACTGATTTGTAGAAGTTCACATCCTGAGCAGCTAGAGCCGAAGCAGCACGAACAGTCTGCATCACTTTCGGCAAGACAGCCTCATGGATATCCTTGGGTTGTGACATGATAAGCGCTGCctttgaacttgaaagaCTATCGAACTACTTTTCACTATAAAatctccatagttaagctcCATAGAAAAAATGAGCAGCCATCTCCTCACGTGACCGAttcagaatttttttggATTTCGgttgatttttcagtgaaGCTCATCTTGAATTCGCgcttaactatggaaaatatatttttgaataattttGAGTAGGATTAGTGATTCAGTACTTTATTAATAAGCATAATCTTACCATTTCACACCCATATCACTACGCCATGTTTACGTGTAATACCTGTAGTTTGCAGTTTCCCACCGCTGAAGACCAGCGGGTTCACATGAAGTCAGAATGGCACCGTTACAATctcaaaagaagagtagCCCAGTTACCTTCGATAGATGAAGATACTTTTAACTCCAAAGTAGCCTCATTAACTTTGacagaagaggaagagcccaaaaagaaagaaaagcaaGTGACTAAGAAggagcaaagaagaagagataaGGAAGCTATACAAGCTAAAAAGAGAGAGATCTTAGAAACAGCCAAGAGAGCTATGTTAGCTAAGATGAAAGAGAATGGAGAAATGCCTTCTGAACAAACCGAGAATGTCGAACAAGCTGAAGACAgcaaacaagttgaagaagtttctccagaaaatgttgaagataAAGATGAAATAGTTGAAAAGACAGAGcatgaaaatgaaactCCTCTCActatcgaagaagaagaaaagaagttgtatgaagaaaagatggCCAATAAGATTGAGATCACACCCACAACGTGTTTGTTCTCACATCCCAAGTATAATAAGGTATTTGACACTGTAGATGAGAATATTGAACACATGTGGAAGAACTTTGGTCTCTACATACCTGAACAGAACTACTTGGTAGACAAGGAAGGTTTGATAGGGTACTTGGGAGAAAAGATCAGTTTCGGTTTCTGCATAGCCTGTAGCTACCAGGGCCGTAATGCCGAAGCTGCAAGAGAGCACATGAAGCAAAAGAGACACATGAGAATACCATACGAGACTGAggatgaaaaattggagaTTTCACAGTTTTACGATTTCTCTTCCACCTATGACGATGTAGTTCCTGTTACAAATGGAGATGACGAAGGAGAATGGGaagatgtttctgaagaagaaggcgaAGGAagtgaagatgacgatgagGATGGAGACGATTTACCTCTTCCAGAACACGATGCCCTCTACCAGCATGGTCATGAGCTTGTCTTGCCTTCTGGTGCAGTTATTGGCCATCGTTCCATGGCCAGATACTACAGACAGAACTTGGCTCCGGAAAGAGTATTATCTGAAGGCCAGGGTACAGTTATTGCTGCTGAGACTAGACACATGATGACTGTGAGAGACAGACAGGTATTGGCTACCCAGAAGAGAGCATGGGGcagacagaagaagagagaagataTTAACGACAGAAGGGCTGCTAAGTTTGTTAACAACCAACCTTACTACAGAGACCAGTTATTGCAATAGTTTGATCCTGATAGCATTTCTAATTTCGTGTACATTACTATAATTTATAGAAATTCTTACCATTTAATAGACATTCTACATTTAGTAAGAAGCGAATTAACTTTTATTATCCAGAATATTAGTAGAAGATATTAGTAAAAAATAAATAAGATGACGAATGCAACCACCAAGTCgacaaagaagttgaccaaCACAGACCAACTGGCAAAGTACAACAACTTTGGTGAGAACACCGTCCAAATAAATAAGTGAAATCTCAAATTAATACAAGAACCAAGAAGGTTGACAGCAGCAATAGCATAGAAAACTAATGTCACATTTGATTTCACCAAGAAAACCGATTTGCGTAAGAACAggaagttgatcaagtctttgGACGCTAACTCACTGTTGAACAAAACTCTGGATGGCTCGAAGAATATCTGGAGTCCCGAGAGAGACCAGTACACTGGAGCTACGAAGTTCGACAAGAATGTCAAAACACCCACCGGGATAACATCATACGATTTGATTCCGTTGTATGCATTGGACAAATCTACAGTGGCCAACAGGTTTGTGTTTCCCAAGCAGAAGAACGAAAGATTTTGCATGCAAATGGTGAAAATTGCACAGATTGCAATGAGCTGATCAATGTCAACCCCTTTAACTTGAACTGACACAACCAACTTGGTGAAGGcaaacttgatcaacatGAAGGTAAGGAACATCGGaatattttcatatttggaCTGCTGTAATAAATACAAGGTGGAAATGTTAATCATGTCCGTGATGATTCCAGAGCTAAGCTTCTTGATCTTTCCTGCTACAATTCTAAGACCCAAGATGCCCAAAATGAAGTAGCCACTTAGTCTGGCAATCAGAATATTTAGGTCCTGTAATTGGAACTTGAAATCAGGGTCGTTTAACGATTTGATATCGACATCATATGAACTCAACACCCATttaaacaagaaattgagcCAACCAGGTACATCATAGCCATCATTGTAGTATTGGCATACTTTGAACAGGAACGAAATAGAGCTGGCTACAAAGATAAGGACAAAAGACAACAAATTTCCTGCTTGCTGGAAATCTGAATTTCTGCCTTGTGAATCGTTAAGAATACTTAAACACTCGACAATTCTTCCTTGTGCAAAAATGGCTACTGTGGTCACCAAGTAAGTGATCAAGTTTAACGCCCACAACAAGTCGCTGTTTTCATTGAGCAAGTAGTATGAAATCGTGTTGGACGATGAGTATTTTTGACCACTATTGTTCCATGATCTGATGATTCTTATTCCAATGAATATCAAACTCCAATAGAAGGCATTGGTTCTGTTCAAAACGAAACATGTGAAAGCTAGATATACAAAACTCAAGACAGTAAAGAACCACCAGAGCtgatgttcttcttcaattaGTGAAGAACCATGGAAATGTAGCGAGTACACTATGGCAAATAACTGGAAATATTGGGCTAACTTGAAAGAATTTTCAGACtgtttcaagaagtacGAATTGAACGTAATCAACGTAACTACAGCCGAAACAACAGTCAAAGCAAATCCCGTCCACATATCATCATAGTTATAGTTCGTAGCAGCAGATGCCAAAATATCTTGTACCTTTaacaagaagtcaaagtgATCATCAATAGAACTAACTACCTTCGAATCTTGCAATTGACTCCATTTCTCCCACACATCCAAGTGTTCCAGCTTATCGTGTTTTGCAGAAAACAAATCCATGAATTGGTTACAGTTTTCCATCAAAATGGCCAACTTCTGCTTTTCACTAGGCCAAAGCTCTAAAAGCTCTCTGATGATAATCCCCAAACTGTTCTTaggaattggaaagttCAAAAGTCCAGCCAAAGTAGGCACCAAATCGATTTGACTTACCGAAGAGTAGTACGAGTAATCTGGAGAATCAGCTAATGGAGCTTTTTGCTCATTTTTGTGGTTAAACTTGGGTGAAATAAACAGCAACGCTGCGTTGGTTTCACCGACAGAAGATGCACCGTGGTTTCCTATTTCGTTCATCCCATGGTCTCCCATAAGGACAATAAGAACACTCTCCTTACGTTTCTGAGAAGTTTCAGCATATTCATACAATCTTCGAAGCACGCTATCCATTTCCTCTTGCTTCGGTTTCATGAAGACAGAGTTCGGGCCCCCCTTATGGCCAATATGGTCTAGACCTAAGTAGTGCAAAATCAAGCCGTCCCAACGCGATTGCTGTCTGTCGAGTTCTTCCGTCAAATGTCTCGTGACATTGAGATCAACTTCCGTGAAGTCGCTGACAAAAAAAGAGTTGGTTCCCTCGACCTTGTCGAACTGGCCaggaaacaacttcaaccagGTATCGTCACCATAGAAGTTGATGCTTTTacccaacttcttgtactGGTAGATCCACGAGTCCTGCGAAAGCAAGCCCTGCGATTGGTCCTTGTCGTCAGCGACATTAAGAATTGCGTCCAAAAAGTTAGGCGTGCCTCCTGTGGTGATACCTTTGAGTCTGGGTAGAGTCACTGTGGGGGGATGGGAAAACCCAGTGAATGGAACAGCTTTACCgtcgttgatcaactcgTGAAGAAAAGTCATATGAGAATGTTCCTGTGAGTAGCAAAAGTCTGCTCTCATAGCATCTACAACCATGACAATGACCTTGTCGAACTGAGGTTTGCCTCGTTCAGCAAACGGAGATGCCCCATTGTGGAAGTTGCCGAAACCTGGAAGTACTACTTTCGAAGGAAAGAAGCCGCGGAAAAAAAGCAAGAGTCCGGCAATATGTGCACCTATAAGAAGCAATTGCACGACCCAGCGTGTGGCTAAAGACGTCAGACCCATCAGCCGTCAATATAGTTGCAAGATGGCAGATATAGCTGTTTTAGAGGAAAACGTGAAAAATCCAGATGAGATCCACGATTGTTATTTCTCCAGATTTAGTGGAGAATGGTTTGATTTTCGGACCTGCATAGAGTAGAAGCGCGCGCACTTCCTGGAAATTTTCCCAGCTCgttcttaactatggcgGATTTAGAGAGACTTTTTCTTGGGAGCACCAAGTATTATTCAAGAGATTAGTGGGGCTAATCACACATTTATAGGAGAAGGAGCCTCTGGTGtataagaagaaggaattaTTGCCGAGGACAGAAACTACGGAAGTGGTATGGCCGGGTTACGAGAGAGAATCATTAAGATTGTTCTACAAAAAAGTAGATGCTAAAGGCTTGGAGTTCTACAGTTAACTTCTACAGCTCCAGAACTGTGTCGCCTGGAACATGTCGCAATTGTTGCACGACATTATCTTATCGCTCAGTATGGGAAAGTAATATGGAGCTTGGTTCCCGCACCTGCCTAATATGGATACTCGATCCTTACCTACAAGCAAATTCCGCTCTCTATCAAACATATAAAACCCCGGACGCATAGacgaaagtgaaaaatggaaaataaCGTAAAGAGtaaagtgaaaaatttataaggtacttgaagaaaaatcaGGGTTACCGTGAAAAGTGAAACAGTTTCCATTTATCAAGAGTCTACAATCGCAAATCAGGATGTCTTTCAAATCGTTAAAACTTACCCCCGGCAGATTGCTTGCTACCATTCATGACACGGCTGAGAAGTTCGGTGCCAAAGGAGTGTGGGGCCCAGCATCGACTGAAACTGGAGTATGTCGTCTCACGTTAAGCGATCTTGACAAAGGAGTGAGAGATTGGTTTATCGCGGAAACGAAAGGCTtaggctgcgaaatcaAGGTCGACCAGATCGGTAATATTTTTGCCATATACCCAGggaaaaaagaaaatgcCAATGCTCTCCCAACAGCCATTGGGTCTCATTTGGATACCCAGCCTACTGGGGGAAGATACGACGGGATCTACGGAGTGTTGTCTGGGTTGGAAGTGTTGAGAACACTAAAGGACAACGACTTTGTGCCCAACTACCCAATTGCGCTTATAGACTGGaccaatgaagaaggtgCCAGATTCCCCATGTCGATCATGGCCTCGAGTGTATGGGCTCAAAACATTCCTTTGGAACGGGCCTATAAGCTTGAGTCAGTGACAGATGCCGAGCCTGTAACTGTAGAACACGAGTTGAAAAGAATCGGCTATTTGGGTGAAACTGCAGCCAGTTACCTTGCCAATCCCATTAAAGCTCATTTCGAGATTCATATTGAGCAGGGCCCTATTCTTGAAGACGAGGACAAACTCATTGGTATCGTCACAGGAGTCCAAGCATATTCTTGGATCAAGGTAAAAGTATTTGGTAAGGCACAACATACAGGGACTACACCTTTGGCAGCTCGTTCTGATGCCTTGTTAGCAGCTTCCAAGATGATTGTCAAAGGTAACGAATTGGCCAAGAAACATAACTGTTTATTCTCTGTAGGTGTTCTCAATCTTCAACCAGCTGTAGTCAATGTGATTCCCGAACATGTCGAGTTCATTATCGATGTACGTCATGTGAAGGATGATGGTTTGAGCGTAATTTTGGAGGAGATCAAGTCGGACTTTGTTCTGATTGTTGGTGATTCTGGAAGGGCTTTGACAGTCGAGTTTGACCACATTTACACTTCAGATGCTGTCAAATTCCATGAAGACTGTATTTCTAGTGTAACCGAATCAGCGGAAGAGATAGTGGGAAAAGAGAAGGCTCGTACTATCATCAGTGGTGCTGGTCACGACTCATGTGCTACAAGTACTAGAGTACCTACGTCGATGATCTTCATTCCTTCGAAAGACGGAGTCAGTCACAACCCTGCCGAATACAGTAAGCCGGAAGAGGTCCACACTGGATTTGAAGTATTGCTTAATGCGGTGCTCAAGTACGATAGCAAGAGAACTGATTAAAAGACTAGGTTTATTTTATAGAATATACAAGAAAAACCTTCGAACCCGAACACATGCTCCAGAAAAGGTAGAAAATGTGGAGAAGTAGACATTATTGTAAGTTCCAATTCCGTGGAGGCCCAAAAGGTACAGCTCGGTTAGACTATATTTGTAACCAAATCCACTCGCGCTTATGCGACTAAAACGGATCTGTGAAATCGCGATACGCTTCCAATTCACTGCCAACAATGATCTCTTTCTGATAAGTGGGGCTTGATCGGAATGTGTCTCGGCGAAGAAATTGGCGGCTGCAAATATTCTCTAACCCCTCTGGAAAATATGTATCGAGCTGAGTGAATATGGAATATGATTGGCCATTGTCACAAGGATGCAGCAACAGTTCGAAGAACACAATTATTAATAGCACTGGTTCTACATTGGAGCCCCGCACGATCCTTGCTTATGTACTAGAGGGGTACAAAAACTACAAACTGAGCAGCACACACTAGAGTAAATTAGAAAACGAAGAGTGCAAACGAACATAtacagagaaagaagagcgAAGAGAATGTCAGAAGTTTTTTTTGACAGATTTATGTCTGTTGCAGAGCCGCGGGCGACAGAAACCCTGGTTctgcaatttttcaacgATAAAGCACCAATAAAAAGGCATTCTGAAGCCAATACAAGTGTAAATTAAGCAATTTATATGCAATTATACTacaatgaagataatggTGTTCTCCTTCATCGGTTAATGTCAGTATAAGTAGGTGGTGAACACCGCGACAAACGAATTGCCCTTTACCACATGCGGCGTTCCGATGCGCTTCTGCATATGCAGACATTAATTTCTGGTTGCTTTGGTTTCTTTCCTATCTGGGCAGTCCGAGCGCATGGCGGGCCCGCATCGTCTGAAAGCAGAGGAAAAAGTCAAAGTGCCGCTTGAAGCCCATAGGGGTGACATTTGTTAGCCTAAAGAGCCAAGATGTCTTCTGCGATACTGCTAGGTTAGGCAACAGGACGCTTTGCTATCAGAGAGGTGGAGATAACCAAGATAGCGGAATAGCTCTTAGATAGAAATCGGAGCTGTTGAATTTAGCGCAGAGCTTCGGAACGcagaaggtgaaaaatAATTCTAGGTTTACGAACTATGACTGAGAGGCGTTGGGTGGATGGCACAGAACGGCAAGCTAGCCGTATAGCGGAAATAGTGGAGCGGAGTCGTAGCTGAAACTACAGTGGAGATAGAATTAAAGTAAAGAAAATGAGGTAAATGTCAATaagtagatgaagacaGCTAAGTCAATCGAGATAATTGAAATACACTAATTGTATGATGAAGAGCAGACCAAACTCGTAATGAGAATTACGAATAATTTTCCTGGTGAAACAGCTCAACCTGGCTTAAACGTATTATCTGCAAAGTTATCATCCAATGCTGTCCGAGATAGTCAAAGGTAAGATCTGATCGCTACTAGGTCAAAAAAAGAAATACCCTCTAATTGCTAAATTGGGGCCCTTATCTCTAGCGGGTTCCTTCTGTCTGGGAAAAAATATTGTATACCTGCACCAGATTTTGCACTGAGCTGCTATCTGGGTTACCCCAAAAGCTTCAACCGGCTGAAACCATAgccatatatatatagatgAGGATTCCCAAAGAAGAGACTCGATTTGTAGATGCGAGACCAGCGATCTGGATCTATAACTTTCCATTGCAGAGCACAGCATAGCATAGCATATCATACCTTAAGGACATCCACCTTAAACCATCCACCTACcgaaatttttcacttaCCCAAGTAGCACAGTACAGCATCGCAGTATAGATTCACCGTATTGATTCTATACTACCTAATTTCACTCGTACTCCTACTTTCATATATACTTTCATAAACTATTGTTCATAAATAGTACACAGTTTCACTTAAGAAACTTCACACACGCAATAGTCGTAAACTATAGCAGTGAATCAAAGCTCAATATCTACCTTCCGAAAATAACGTCCGAATACACCTTTTCACAACGCCGAGTCTACAATGCTAGGTTCCGAGAAATCTAAGTCCTCAAGATCGAACGTGGTCTCTCCTGCTATTTCGCGGATCGAAAATGGGATCAGTCCAGTGGTTTCCGAGGTCCATGTGGATGCCTTGAGAATTACTTCGATGCTCTCCAACAAAGATATTACTATTCAGGTATCTCATGAGgttgacgatgatgaagcCATGATTTTGGCTATGGGTTACAAGCAGGAGTTCAAGAGAGAATTCGGAGCATTTTCGGTTTTTGCCGTGTCGTTCTCTGTGCTTGGGTTGCTTCCTTCTATCGCTGCCTGTTTTGATTACCAGCAGTTGGTTATTGGTATTTCTCCCATTCCATGGCTCATTGCCGTGTTCTTTGTCACATCAGTTGctctttctttggctgAAGTAGCTTCTGCTTTTCCAGTTTCTACTGGTACTCCCTATGCTGTTTCACAGTTGGCTCCTAAGAAATGGGCTCCATACTTAACTTGGATCACCTGTTGGTCCAACTGGTTGTGCCAAATCACTGCTTCTCCTTCCGTAAACTGGTCTGGTGCCTCGTTGATGTTTGCCTTGGGTACCTTCACTAACCCCAACTTTGTCCCAACTACTGGTCAAGTCTATGGTTTGACTACAGGTAtccaagttgttcatgCTATCATCTCTTCGTTACCTACAAAATACTTGGCTACCTTTAACTCTATGGGTACAACTTGTAATATGTTGTTCTTGGTCATTGTGTTCGTGATGATCCTCGCGGCCAACGATAGAGACAACATGTACAACGGAGACATCCCCAAGTTCAATACAAACGGTGTAGCCTGGTCTTTGTATAACCAAACTGAGTGGCCCCAAGGTATCGCCATGTTGATGTCCTTCTTGGGTGTCATCTGGTCTATGAGTGGTTACGATTCCCCTTTCCATCTTGCTGAGGAATGTTCCAACGCCGCTGTGGCTGCTCCTAGAGCcatcttcttgacttcttcagtagGTGGCCTTATtggtttcattttcatGGTTGCTATTGCATACACTGTAGTTGACATTGATCTCATTGCTGAGGATCCTCAGGGGTTGGGACAACCATTCGTTTCTTATCTTACTCAAATAATGGGCAAAAACACCGTTATCGCTGCTACAGCTTTGACAATTGTATCGTCCTTCTTCATGGGTTGTTCTTGTATGTTGGCTGCTTCCAGAGTAACATGGGCCTACTCTCGTGATAACATGTTCCCAGGTTCCAGATGGTGGAAAAAGGTGGCTCCAATCACCCAAACCCCCATCAATGCCGTGTGGGTTAACTTTTTCATCGGTCAATTGTGTCTCTTGCTTATGTTTGCTGGTGATGTAGCCATCGGTGCCATTTTCTCTGTTGGTGGTATTGCTGGTTTTGTTTCCTTCACAATGCCAACTCTTTTGAAAATCACATACGCCAGAAATACTTTCAAGCCTGGCCCATGGAACTTGGGTCGTTTCTCTACTCCAATCGGTTTTGTATCGGTAGCCTTCGTCGCTCTTATGATTCCTATCTTATGCTTCCCATACGTCCGTGGTGCCGACTTGACTCTCGACCAGGTCAACTGGACCCTGTTGGTATTTTTTGgtcctcttcttttggCCACTATCTGGTGGGTTGTTGACGCTCACAAGTGGTACATTGGTCCAAAGAGTAATCTTGACCAAGACCACATTCTCTACGGAGAGTCTGAGTACGTCATTCAGGGCAAGGAGAAAGATGAAACCTCGCAAGAGGACAACGAAAAGACTGGTTAGGCCGCTAGTACGACCAAGTTAGACTCTTCATAATGTTTAATTCTCTTGTTTTTTAATTCCGGGATTGTTTTGTACTTTATGTATTAATTTATTAGAACTATAATTTTAATTGTcaatggctgcgaaaaattgGCTACGTAGCAAAAGGGTCTTCAGTCTAACGGTATTAATTGTGAGAAATGGCATCAGCTTGTATTTTGACGAGTACTGATCTTATAAGACAAAAGCCTGGTTCTCATCCTGCCAGTTCTTTTGGTGTCCAAGCCCATAAAGTGGAGGCAaaagattttgcaatcattaTGGGTGATGTGATTATGTGCACACCTTTCTTTATCTACAAAAAATTcagaactgaaaaatcagaagaGTTGGTAATTCATCTATATATCAAGCTAAGTTAATAACATACCAAAACAACCAATATGAGCTCACATACTGGAGGATACGGTGGCTATAGTGGGGGAGGATCACACGATCATAAAGGTCCTCATATGCATAAGAATGTCATTGCTCGAAACGGAGAAGACAGGCTACCATGTACCTTTTACAACAAGATAGGTGCTTGTAGACACGGAGAAAAGTGTTCCAGAAAACATATACGGCCTTTGACTTCATTTACGATACTCTTGCCCAATCTTTACCAGAAtcccaagttgaacaagaacgAAGGAGAAGAGTTGAATCCCAAACAGCTTCAGCAGAACTTTgatcaatttttcaaagataTCTTTGTCAAGTTTGCGACTTTGGGCGAGATAAAAGAGCTCGTGGTTTGtgaaaatgagaataaCCATCTTAATGGAAACGTATATGTTCGATTCAAGACTAAACAAGAAGCTGCTGAGGCTACATTATTGCTTAACCAGGAATGGTTTAATGCCAGACCAGTACATTGTGAATTGTCACCCGTATCTAGCTTTCCGGAAGCTAACTGTAGAGCTTATGAAACGTCACTGTGCACAAGGGGAGACCATTGTAACTTTATGCATGTGCGACATCCTACCCAGCTGTTGGTAGAGAGTCTTTTTCAATCGCAAACCAAACTGACTTTGACCAAGAAATTGTTGCAGTACCAGGAGATGGCTGATAAGGCCGAAGAGGAAAAGGAGGAACacaaagaggaagaagagaaaccAGCTACTACCACAGTTACAACGTCGATGGTACAACAATTGTTTGCATAGAAAAGTTCATAATGTCATTAGTGTATAATAGCGAAATAGTACTTCACCGAGTGATCGAGTTTGGTGAAAGAGAAGTAGCATAATTTCATTGTAGGGGAATTTCTATCACACATCACTCAGTAGAATCCAGCTATCTAGTGAACTTCGACAAGTGATCTTTTTGCCAGTAGTATCTACATCCTCTCCGTCCGTAGTAATGTTCGTTTTGCAACTCAGTCATATGACTTTGCCGGGTCGGAACTACATCCGAGACAGgaaccagaaccaactCAATT
Protein-coding regions in this window:
- the LAS21 gene encoding major facilitator superfamily involved in the attachment of glycosylphosphatidylinositol (GPI) anchors to proteins (Local Anesthetics Sensitive: involved in the attachment of glycosylphosphatidylinositol (GPI) anchors to proteins.) — its product is MGSTSLATRWVVQLLLIGAHIAGLLLFFRGFFPSKVVLPGFGNFHNGASPFAERGKPQFDKVIVMVVDAMRADFCYSQEHSHMTFLHELINDGKAVPFTGFSHPPTVTLPRLKGITTGGTPNFLDAILNVADDKDQSQGLLSQDSWIYQYKKLGKSINFYGDDTWLKLFPGQFDKVEGTNSFFVSDFTEVDLNVTRHLTEELDRQQSRWDGLILHYLGLDHIGHKGGPNSVFMKPKQEEMDSVLRRLYEYAETSQKRKESVLIVLMGDHGMNEIGNHGASSVGETNAALSFISPKFNHKNEQKAPLADSPDYSYYSSVSQIDLVPTLAGLLNFPIPKNSLGIIIRELLELWPSEKQKLAILMENCNQFMDLFSAKHDKSEHLDVWEKWSQLQDSKVVSSIDDHFDFLLKVQDILASAATNYNYDDMWTGFALTVVSAVVTLITFNSYFLKQSENSFKLAQYFQLFAIVYSLHFHGSSLIEEEHQLWWFFTVLSFVYLAFTCFVLNRTNAFYWSLIFIGIRIIRSWNNSGQKYSSSNTISYYLLNENSDLLWALNLITYLVTTVAIFAQGRIVECLSILNDSQGRNSDFQQAGNLLSFVLIFVASSISFSFKVCQYYNDGYDVPGWLNFLFKWVLSSYDVDIKSLNDPDFKFQLQDLNISIARLSGYFILGILGLRIVAGKIKKLSSGIITDMINISTLYLLQQSKYENIPMFLTFMLIKFAFTKLVVSVQVKGVDIDQLIAICAIFTICMQNLSFFCLGNTNSLATVDLSNAYNGIKSYDVIPVGVLTFLSNFVAPVYWSLSGLQIFFEPSRVLFNSELASKDLINFSFLRKSVFLVKSNVTLVFYAIAAVNLLGSCINLRFHLFIWTVFSPKLLYFASWSVLVNFFVDLVVAFVILFIFY
- the UTAF1 gene encoding Splicing factor U2AF 23 kDa subunit (U2 auxiliary factor 23 kDa subunit) (U2 snRNP auxiliary factor small subunit) (U2AF23), with the protein product MHKNVIARNGEDRLPCTFYNKIGACRHGEKCSRKHIRPLTSFTILLPNLYQNPKLNKNEGEELNPKQLQQNFDQFFKDIFVKFATLGEIKELVVCENENNHLNGNVYVRFKTKQEAAEATLLLNQEWFNARPVHCELSPVSSFPEANCRAYETSSCTRGDHCNFMHVRHPTQSLVESLFQSQTK
- the AMB1 gene encoding beta alanine synthase (N-carbamoyl-L-amino acid hydrolase (L-carbamoylase) (bacterial geobacillus)): MSFKSLKLTPGRLLATIHDTAEKFGAKGVWGPASTETGVCRLTLSDLDKGVRDWFIAETKGLGCEIKVDQIGNIFAIYPGKKENANALPTAIGSHLDTQPTGGRYDGIYGVLSGLEVLRTLKDNDFVPNYPIALIDWTNEEGARFPMSIMASSVWAQNIPLERAYKLESVTDAEPVTVEHELKRIGYLGETAASYLANPIKAHFEIHIEQGPILEDEDKLIGIVTGVQAYSWIKVKVFGKAQHTGTTPLAARSDALLAASKMIVKGNELAKKHNCLFSVGVLNLQPAVVNVIPEHVEFIIDVRHVKDDGLSVILEEIKSDFVSIVGDSGRALTVEFDHIYTSDAVKFHEDCISSVTESAEEIVGKEKARTIISGAGHDSCATSTRVPTSMIFIPSKDGVSHNPAEYSKPEEVHTGFEVLLNAVLKYDSKRTD
- the GPT1 gene encoding GABA/polyamine transporter, producing ISPVVSEVHVDALRITSMLSNKDITIQVSHEVDDDEAMILAMGYKQEFKREFGAFSVFAVSFSVLGLLPSIAACFDYQQLVIGISPIPWLIAVFFVTSVALSLAEVASAFPVSTGTPYAVSQLAPKKWAPYLTWITCWSNWLCQITASPSVNWSGASLMFALGTFTNPNFVPTTGQVYGLTTGIQVVHAIISSLPTKYLATFNSMGTTCNMLFLVIVFVMILAANDRDNMYNGDIPKFNTNGVAWSLYNQTEWPQGIAMLMSFLGVIWSMSGYDSPFHLAEECSNAAVAAPRAIFLTSSVGGLIGFIFMVAIAYTVVDIDLIAEDPQGLGQPFVSYLTQIMGKNTVIAATALTIVSSFFMGCSCMLAASRVTWAYSRDNMFPGSRWWKKVAPITQTPINAVWVNFFIGQLCLLLMFAGDVAIGAIFSVGGIAGFVSFTMPTLLKITYARNTFKPGPWNLGRFSTPIGFVSVAFVALMIPILCFPYVRGADLTLDQVNWTSLVFFGPLLLATIWWVVDAHKWYIGPKSNLDQDHILYGE